In Bacillus sp. S3, the sequence GAGCTTGTATTTTTTTATAGAGAAAAATCAAAAAGTTGTTAACGGACAAATAAATTTTTCTCCTCTTGTAAGAGGAATAATTAGTGTGATATAATTCTTGTGGAAGCTCATTGAAGTGATGCAGCAAATATTGAAAAGAATGTATTTGATGCAGATGCTATTTATTTAACACTCTATTTACAGCGTTTACAAAATAAATTTAAATCGCTATTATTTTTTACGTGTTACTGATTCGATCAGGCATGAGTGAAAAGTAGTGATTGATATGAAGAATTAAGGGGTATTCTATACCTAAATCTTCATTCAATCTACTTTTTGCTCATGCCTTTTTTGTTGTTTTGTAGAAACTGTAACCGCTTTAGATGAGCTGAAAAAATAATAATAGGAGGTATAAAGATGGTAGGAATTATCATTGCAAGTCACGGTGAATTTTCCAATGGTATCTTGCAATCCGGAGAGATGATCTTTGGAAAACAAGAAAATGTAAAAGCTGTTACATTAATGCCGAGCGAAGGACCTGATGATGTAAAGGCAAAAATAAAAGAAGCAATCGCTTCTTTCGACAACCAAGACGAAGTATTATTCTTAGTCGATCTTTGGGGTGGAACTCCTTTCAATCAAGCCAACAGCTTGTTTGAAGAACACAATGACAAATGGGCAATCGTTGCTGGCATGAACTTACCAATGCTGATTGAAGCATTTGCATCGCGCTTCTCAATGAACACAGCGCATGAAATTGCCGCCCATATTTTGGGTACAGCTAAAGAAGGAGTTAAAGTAAAACCTGAACAATTAGAACCAGCAGAAGCATCTTCTGCTACAGCAGCTGCCGGACCATCAAATGCAGGAGCTCCTGGTAAATTTGAATATGTGTTAGCACGCATTGACTCACGACTTCTTCATGGACAAGTAGCAACTGCTTGGACAAAAACGACACAGCCTACACGTATCATCGTAGTATCTGATGCAGTAGCTAAGGATGACCTTCGTAAGAAATTGATCCAACAGGCTGCTCCTCCGGGTGTAAAGGCACACGTTGTTCCTGTTAATAAAATGATTGATCTTGCAAAAGATGATCAACATTTCGGCGGGCAGCGCGCGTTACTTCTTTTCGAAAACCCGCAAGATGCGCTTAGAGCAGTAGAAGGCGGCGTTCCATTGAAGACCATCAACGTTGGTTCTATGGCACACTCACCTGGTAAAGTTCAACCGAATAAGGTATTGGCCTTTAGCCAAGATGATATTAATACTTTCAATAAGTTAAAAGAAGCTGGTTTGAATTTCGATGTACGTAAAGTGCCGAACGATTCAAAAGGCGACATGAATGAAATTATCAAGAAGGCTCAAGAAGAGTTAAACAAACAAAAATAATCCAGAGAAAACGGAGGATTAATAATCATGGATTTGAATGTGATTCAAATAATATTAGTCTGTATCGTAGCATTTTTAGCTGGTATGGAAGGAATTTTGGATGAATTCCAATTCCACCAGCCACTCGTTGCTTGTACGTTAATTGGCTTAGTTACAGGAAACTTAGTACCGTGTCTAATTTTAGGTGGTACTCTTCAACTGATCGCTTTAGGTTGGGCTAACATCGGAGCTGCCGTAGCACCGGATGCTGCGTTAGCCTCAGTTGCATCTGCTATTATTTTAGTTTTAAGTGGACAAGGTAAAGCTGGTGTGGCTTCTGCAATTGCGATTGCTGTTCCGCTTGCAGTTGCTGGCCTTTTATTAACAATCATCGTTCGTACACTTGCAACAGCCATCGTACACTTTATGGATGCTGCAGCTCAAGAAGGAAACATCAGAAAAGTTGAATTTTGGCAAATCGTTGCTATCTGCATGCAGGGTTTGCGTATTGCCATCCCAGCGGCATTAATTGTAGCAATTGGTGCAGGTCCGGTTAGAGAATTACTCACATCTATGCCAATTTGGTTGACAGACGGTTTAGCAATTGGTGGGGGAATGGTCGTAGCCGTTGGTTATGCAATGGTTATTAACATGATGGCTACAAAAGAAGTATGGCCATTCTTCGCAATTGGTTTTGTATTAGCGACTGTTTCACAAATTACACTTATCGGTTTAGGAGCGATCGGTGTGGCTCTTGCACTTATCTACTTAGCGCTTTCTAAACAAGGCGGTTCAGGTAATGGCGGCAACGGTAAATTTGGTGATCCACTAGGCGATATTATTGATAATTACTAAGAAGGAGGAGGACACAAAAATGGCAAATGAATTGAGATTATCAAAAAAAGATCGTATTTCTGTTTGGTGGCGTTCCACTTTCATTCAAGGTTCTTGGAACTATGAACGTATGCAAAACGGTGGTTGGGCATATACGATGATCCCCGCAATCAAACGATTATATAAAACGAAAGAAGATCGTTCTGCTGCACTAAAACGTCATTTAGAATTCTTTAATACTCACCCATATGTAGCTTCACCTATTATTGGTGTAACTTTAGCGCTGGAAGAAGAACGTGCAAATGGTGCGCCGGTTGACGATGCGGCCATTCAAGGGGTTAAAGTCGGTATGATGGGTCCTTTAGCAGGTATCGGGGATCCGGTTTTCTGGTTCACGGTTAGACCAATACTTGGTGCTTTAGGCGCTTCTCTTGCTTTGACCGGTAACATTCTTGGGCCGATTATTTTCTTCGTTTTATGGAATCTTATTCGTATGGGATTCACGTGGTATACGCAAGAATTTGGTTACAAAGCTGGTTCTAAAATTACTGACGACTTATCTGGCGGAATCCTTCAAGATATTACGAAAGGTGCATCGATTCTGGGTATGTTCATCCTTGGTGCATTAGTTAACCGTTGGGTATCTGTGAAATTTGCGCCAGTTGTATCCGAAGTGAAACTTTCCGAAGGTGCGTATATTGACTGGAGTAATTTACCTGCTGGAGCGGAAGGGATTAAAACCGCATTACAACAGCAAGCTGCTGGTCTTTCATTAGAACCTGTTAAAGTAACTACTTTACAAGCCAACTTGGATAGCTTAATTCCTGGTTTAGCTGGATTGTTGATCACATTCCTTTGCATGTGGCTGCTTAAGAAGAAAGTTTCTCCAATCGTTATGATTCTTGGGTTGTTCGTAGTGGGTATCGTTTTCCACTTAATCCACTTAATGTAATAAATGAAAAAAGAGCAGCACCTCTGTAATAATAATCGGAGGTGCTTTTCATATAAATAGAACTTAGGGGGGCCATTATGCTTACTATTGGTTATATTGGAAATGGAAAAAGCACAAACAGGTATCATCTGCCGTTCGTCTTGCAAAGAGAGAATATAAAGGTAAAAACGATTTATCAAAGAAATCCTAAGCATGAAAGTTGGGAAAGGATTGCAGGAGTAAATTATACTTCTGATTTAGATGAACTATTAAATGACAAGGACATTCAACTTATTGTAATTTGTACAAGACTGGACAGTCATTATGAATACGCAAAATTAGTGTTAAACAAAAATAAAAACTGTTTGGTTGAAAAGCCTTTTATGGAAACCTCGGAACAGGCAAAAGAAATATTTGCACTGGCAAGAGAGAAAGGAT encodes:
- a CDS encoding mannose/fructose/sorbose PTS transporter subunit IIA; this encodes MVGIIIASHGEFSNGILQSGEMIFGKQENVKAVTLMPSEGPDDVKAKIKEAIASFDNQDEVLFLVDLWGGTPFNQANSLFEEHNDKWAIVAGMNLPMLIEAFASRFSMNTAHEIAAHILGTAKEGVKVKPEQLEPAEASSATAAAGPSNAGAPGKFEYVLARIDSRLLHGQVATAWTKTTQPTRIIVVSDAVAKDDLRKKLIQQAAPPGVKAHVVPVNKMIDLAKDDQHFGGQRALLLFENPQDALRAVEGGVPLKTINVGSMAHSPGKVQPNKVLAFSQDDINTFNKLKEAGLNFDVRKVPNDSKGDMNEIIKKAQEELNKQK
- a CDS encoding PTS mannose/fructose/sorbose transporter subunit IIC; translation: MDLNVIQIILVCIVAFLAGMEGILDEFQFHQPLVACTLIGLVTGNLVPCLILGGTLQLIALGWANIGAAVAPDAALASVASAIILVLSGQGKAGVASAIAIAVPLAVAGLLLTIIVRTLATAIVHFMDAAAQEGNIRKVEFWQIVAICMQGLRIAIPAALIVAIGAGPVRELLTSMPIWLTDGLAIGGGMVVAVGYAMVINMMATKEVWPFFAIGFVLATVSQITLIGLGAIGVALALIYLALSKQGGSGNGGNGKFGDPLGDIIDNY
- a CDS encoding PTS system mannose/fructose/sorbose family transporter subunit IID, translated to MANELRLSKKDRISVWWRSTFIQGSWNYERMQNGGWAYTMIPAIKRLYKTKEDRSAALKRHLEFFNTHPYVASPIIGVTLALEEERANGAPVDDAAIQGVKVGMMGPLAGIGDPVFWFTVRPILGALGASLALTGNILGPIIFFVLWNLIRMGFTWYTQEFGYKAGSKITDDLSGGILQDITKGASILGMFILGALVNRWVSVKFAPVVSEVKLSEGAYIDWSNLPAGAEGIKTALQQQAAGLSLEPVKVTTLQANLDSLIPGLAGLLITFLCMWLLKKKVSPIVMILGLFVVGIVFHLIHLM